The Bubalus bubalis isolate 160015118507 breed Murrah chromosome 16, NDDB_SH_1, whole genome shotgun sequence genome window below encodes:
- the P2RX3 gene encoding P2X purinoceptor 3, with product MNCISDFFTYETTKSVVVKSWTIGIINRAVQLLIISYFVGWVFLHEKAYQVRDTAIESSVVTKVKGFGRYANRVMDVSDYVTPPQGTSVFVIITKMIVTENQMQGFCPESEEKFRCVSDSQCGPQRFPGGGILTGRCVNYSSELRTCEIQGWCPAEVDTVETPVMMEAENFTIFIKNSIRFPLFNFEKGNLLPDLTAADVKTCRFHPDRAPFCPILRVGDVVKFAGQDFAKLAQTGGVLGIKIGWVCDLDKAWDKCIPRYSFTRLDGVSEKSSISPGYNFRFAKYYKMDNGSEYRTLLKAFGIRFDVLVYGDAGKFNIIPTIISSVAAFTSVGVGTVLCDIILLNFLKGADQYKARKFEEVSETTLRVPASAHPGDTSDQTTEKQSTDSGAYSIGH from the exons ATGAACTGCATCTCAGATTTCTTCACCTACGAGACCACCAAGTCGGTGGTCGTGAAGAGCTGGACCATTGGGATCATCAACCGAGCGGTTCAGCTTCTCATCATCTCCTACTTCGTGGG GTGGGTTTTCCTGCACGAGAAGGCGTACCAGGTGCGGGACACGGCTATCGAGTCCTCGGTGGTGACCAAGGTCAAGGGCTTCGGACGCTATGCCAACAGAGTCATGGACGTGTCTGACTATGTGACCCCACCCCAG gGCACCTCTGTCTTTGTCATCATCACCAAGATGATCGTCACGGAAAACCAGATGCAAGGCTTCTGCCCAGAG AGCGAGGAGAAGTTCCGCTGTGTGTCGGACAGCCAGTGCGGACCCCAGCGCTTCCCGGGGGGAG GGATCCTCACCGGCCGCTGCGTCAACTACAGCTCTGAGCTCCGGACCTGCGAGATCCAGGGCTGGTGCCCGGCAGAGGTGGACACAGTGGAGAC GCCTGTCATGATGGAAGCCGAGAACTTCACTATTTTCATCAAGAACAGCATCCGTTTCCCCCTCTTCAACTTCGAGAA GGGGAACCTCCTCCCCGACTTGACAGCCGCTGATGTGAAGACCTGCCGCTTCCACCCCGACAGAGCCCCCTTCTGCCCCATCCTGCGGGTGGGCGACGTGGTCAAGTTCGCGGGGCAGGATTTTGCCAAGCTGGCCCAAACG GGCGGCGTCCTTGGCATTAAGATCGGCTGGGTGTGCGACCTGGACAAGGCCTGGGACAAGTGCATCCCCAGATACTCCTTTACCCGGCTGGATGGCGTTTCCGAGAAGAGCAGCATCTCCCCGGGCTACAATTTCAG GTTCGCTAAGTACTACAAGATGGACAACGGCAGTGAGTACCGCACCCTGCTGAAAGCTTTTGGCATCCGCTTCGACGTGCTGGTGTACGGAGAC GCTGGCAAGTTCAacatcatccccaccatcatcaGCTCCGTGGCGGCCTTCACCTCGGTGGGAGTG GGCACCGTCCTCTGCGACATCATCCTGCTGAACTTCCTCAAGGGGGCCGACCAGTACAAGGCCAGGAAGTTCGAGGAG GTGAGCGAGACCACGCTGAGGGTCCCAGCCTCTGCCCATCCCGGGGACACCAGCGACCAGACCACGGAGAAGCAGTCCACAGATTCGGGCGCCTACTCTATCGGCCACTAG